One stretch of Halichoerus grypus chromosome 8, mHalGry1.hap1.1, whole genome shotgun sequence DNA includes these proteins:
- the NEDD8 gene encoding ubiquitin-like protein NEDD8: MLIKVKTLTGKEIEIDIEPTDKVERIKERVEEKEGIPPQQQRLIYSGKQMNDEKTAADYKILGGSVLHLVLALRGGGLRQ; encoded by the exons ATGCTAATTAAAGTGAAG ACCCTGACCGGAAAGGAGATTGAGATTGACATTGAACCCACAGACAAG GTGGAGCGAATCAAGGAGCGTGTGGAGGAGAAAGAGGGCATCCCCCCACAGCAGCAGCGGCTCATCTACAGTGGAAAACAGAT GAATGATGAGAAGACAGCAGCTGATTACAAGATCCTAGGTGGTTCAGTCCTCCACCTCGTGTTGGCTCTGAGAGGAGGTGGTCTTAGGCAGTGA
- the MDP1 gene encoding magnesium-dependent phosphatase 1 isoform X1 produces the protein MARLPKLAVFDLDYTLWPFWVDTHVDPPFHRSSDGAVRDRRGQAVRLYPEVPDVLQRLRDLDVPMAAASRTGEIEGANQLLELFDLDRYFAHREIYPGSKVTHFERLQRKTGVLFSQMIFFDDEKRNIVDVSKLGVTCIHVQNGMSLQTLTEGLETFAKVQAGP, from the exons ATGGCGCGGCTCCCGAAGCTGGCGGTCTTCGATCTGG ATTACACGCTCTGGCCGTTCTGGGTGGACACGCACGTAGACCCCCCGTTCCACAGGAGCAG CGATGGGGCCGTCCGGGACCGGCGGGGCCAGGCCGTCCGACTGTACCCAGAGGTGCCCGACGTCCTGCAGCGGTTGCGGGACCTTGATGTGCCCATGGCGGCCGCTTCACG GACAGGGGAGATCGAAGGGGCCAACCAGCTTCTGGAGCTCTTTGACCTTGACAGATACTTTGCTCATCGGGAAATCTATCCAGGCAGCAAGGTCACCCACTTTGAGAG GTTGCAGCGGAAGACTGGAGTTCTTTTCTCCCAGATGATCTTCTTTGATGATGAGAAGCGGAATATCGTAGACGTCAGCAAACTGG gAGTTACCTGCATTCATGTCCAGAATGGAATGAGTCTTCAAACCCTAACTGAAGGACTAGAGACATTTGCAAAGGTCCAAGCTGGGCCCTGA
- the MDP1 gene encoding magnesium-dependent phosphatase 1 isoform X2 yields MARLPKLAVFDLDYTLWPFWVDTHVDPPFHRSSDGAVRDRRGQAVRLYPEVPDVLQRLRDLDVPMAAASRTGEIEGANQLLELFDLDRYFAHREIYPGSKVTHFERLQRKTGVLFSQMIFFDDEKRNIVDVSKLGTEWSYLHSCPEWNESSNPN; encoded by the exons ATGGCGCGGCTCCCGAAGCTGGCGGTCTTCGATCTGG ATTACACGCTCTGGCCGTTCTGGGTGGACACGCACGTAGACCCCCCGTTCCACAGGAGCAG CGATGGGGCCGTCCGGGACCGGCGGGGCCAGGCCGTCCGACTGTACCCAGAGGTGCCCGACGTCCTGCAGCGGTTGCGGGACCTTGATGTGCCCATGGCGGCCGCTTCACG GACAGGGGAGATCGAAGGGGCCAACCAGCTTCTGGAGCTCTTTGACCTTGACAGATACTTTGCTCATCGGGAAATCTATCCAGGCAGCAAGGTCACCCACTTTGAGAG GTTGCAGCGGAAGACTGGAGTTCTTTTCTCCCAGATGATCTTCTTTGATGATGAGAAGCGGAATATCGTAGACGTCAGCAAACTGGGTACTGAGTG gAGTTACCTGCATTCATGTCCAGAATGGAATGAGTCTTCAAACCCTAACTGA